The Hymenobacter baengnokdamensis genome includes a region encoding these proteins:
- a CDS encoding RsmE family RNA methyltransferase produces MLTCFAPDLQPTLATYTLSEEESKHAVRVLRLRPDAPVVLVDGHGTVATAFIADDNPKRCTLTITGRETIAPRPTYTHVAVAPTKNLDRMEWLVEKAVEVGIERLSFLRCARSERRDLKLERLEKIAVSALKQSGQAYLPQLDELIDFDKFLASLDPATTFIAHLEAGERTALAQVIGAAPRCCVLIGPEGDFSPSEIELALGRGVRPVTLGSSRLRTETAALAAVFTAQVVRELKS; encoded by the coding sequence ATGCTCACTTGCTTTGCCCCCGACCTTCAGCCCACTTTAGCCACTTACACACTTTCGGAAGAGGAAAGCAAGCACGCGGTGCGCGTACTGCGCCTCCGCCCTGACGCGCCCGTTGTGCTCGTAGATGGGCACGGCACGGTGGCCACCGCCTTCATCGCCGACGACAACCCCAAGCGCTGCACGCTCACTATTACTGGCCGCGAAACCATCGCCCCGCGCCCCACCTACACCCACGTGGCCGTGGCCCCCACTAAAAACCTCGACCGCATGGAGTGGCTGGTTGAAAAGGCCGTGGAAGTCGGCATCGAGCGCCTGAGCTTCCTGCGCTGCGCCCGCTCCGAGCGCCGCGACCTCAAGCTGGAGCGCCTGGAGAAAATCGCCGTCAGCGCCCTCAAGCAGAGCGGCCAGGCCTACTTGCCCCAGCTCGACGAACTAATCGACTTCGACAAATTCCTGGCTAGCCTCGACCCAGCCACCACCTTCATCGCCCACCTTGAAGCCGGCGAGCGCACGGCGCTCGCCCAGGTTATCGGCGCCGCGCCGCGCTGCTGCGTGCTCATCGGCCCCGAGGGCGACTTCTCCCCTAGCGAAATCGAGCTGGCGCTGGGTCGGGGCGTGCGGCCCGTCACGCTCGGCAGCTCGCGTCTGCGCACCGAAACGGCCGCGCTGGCGGCCGTATTCACGGCGCAGGTAGTGCGGGAGCTTAAAAGCTAA
- the xrtX gene encoding exosortase X: MLPELTSAPTSWQRLAPRWQFLLVAASLYLVWLIGYEGFIGPDGRLDSWLSVNIAAASAGLLRLLGFAATAAAGSTTLAVDGQPAVLVGYQCDGLVLYALFSGFIIAFPGPLRPKLWFIPLGVVTLYLLNIVRVAALALNHHYAHRSVDFNHHYTFSFVVYAFICLLWMQWVRWFGSPAASEA; this comes from the coding sequence ATGCTTCCTGAACTTACCTCTGCGCCGACGAGCTGGCAACGACTAGCCCCCCGCTGGCAGTTTCTACTAGTGGCCGCCAGCCTCTACCTGGTATGGCTCATTGGCTACGAAGGCTTTATTGGTCCCGATGGCCGGCTCGACAGCTGGCTTTCGGTGAATATCGCGGCGGCCAGTGCCGGACTGCTGCGCCTGTTGGGCTTTGCGGCTACGGCCGCTGCGGGCTCTACTACGCTGGCGGTGGATGGTCAGCCCGCTGTGCTGGTAGGCTACCAGTGCGATGGGCTGGTACTCTACGCGCTGTTCTCGGGTTTTATTATCGCTTTTCCGGGGCCGTTACGGCCCAAGCTTTGGTTTATTCCGCTGGGAGTTGTTACATTATATTTATTGAATATAGTGCGCGTAGCAGCGCTGGCGTTGAATCATCACTACGCCCATCGCTCGGTTGATTTTAATCACCACTACACGTTTTCCTTCGTGGTGTACGCCTTCATCTGTCTTCTCTGGATGCAGTGGGTACGCTGGTTTGGGTCACCGGCCGCCTCTGAAGCATGA
- a CDS encoding 1-acyl-sn-glycerol-3-phosphate acyltransferase: MAARKTSTFWYYIAKAIFAVAGWRQTGQIPPDIRKCMMIAAPHTSNWDIIMARAAFYIMDVDVRFTVKSEWTENPWLGWLVKAIGALPVNRSRNNSLVDGMVQLFQQREELVILITPEGTRAYQPKWRKGFYFAALEAKVPIVLGFLDYKKKEAGVGPVVWPSGDYEKDLEEIKAFYRTKTGRFPAQGVR; the protein is encoded by the coding sequence ATGGCCGCCCGCAAAACATCTACGTTCTGGTATTACATCGCAAAGGCTATTTTTGCCGTGGCCGGCTGGCGCCAAACCGGACAGATACCGCCGGATATCCGCAAATGCATGATGATTGCGGCCCCACATACCAGCAACTGGGATATCATTATGGCCCGCGCGGCTTTCTACATCATGGATGTGGACGTGCGCTTCACCGTGAAAAGCGAGTGGACCGAAAACCCCTGGCTGGGCTGGCTCGTGAAAGCTATTGGCGCGCTGCCCGTCAACCGCAGCCGCAACAACAGCCTGGTCGATGGCATGGTGCAGCTGTTTCAGCAGCGCGAGGAGCTGGTTATTCTTATTACGCCCGAGGGTACCCGCGCTTATCAGCCCAAGTGGCGCAAGGGCTTCTACTTTGCCGCGCTGGAAGCGAAGGTGCCCATTGTACTAGGCTTTCTCGATTACAAGAAAAAAGAAGCCGGCGTAGGCCCGGTCGTCTGGCCTTCTGGCGATTACGAAAAAGACCTGGAGGAAATCAAGGCTTTTTACCGCACCAAGACGGGGCGCTTCCCAGCGCAGGGCGTGCGGTAA
- a CDS encoding M48 family metallopeptidase, with amino-acid sequence MRLNFRVIIGLIIAVVTLLGYFFNTSTNPVTGEKQHVNMSADQEIALGVQAAPQMEQQYGGESSDARATAAVQQVGQRIVQANALDQKTKYQYRFHLLADDQTINAFALPGGQVFITQGLLKNLTSEAQLAGVLAHEIGHVVARHSAEQVAQSQLTQGLTGAAAIAAYDPNSPGSSVARAAAAAMIAKLVTLRFSRNDELQADNFAVKFTPQAGYDPHAMINVMQMLEKQAGSSNPPEFLSTHPNPGNRIEELQKDIQQDYPQGIPSGLKQ; translated from the coding sequence ATGCGCCTGAACTTTCGCGTTATTATTGGCCTCATCATCGCAGTGGTAACGCTGCTGGGCTACTTTTTTAACACTTCAACCAACCCTGTCACCGGCGAGAAGCAGCACGTGAATATGTCGGCCGACCAGGAAATTGCCCTTGGTGTGCAGGCCGCGCCGCAGATGGAGCAGCAGTACGGCGGCGAAAGCAGTGATGCCCGGGCCACGGCCGCCGTGCAGCAGGTGGGCCAGCGCATCGTGCAGGCCAATGCCCTCGACCAGAAGACCAAGTATCAATACCGGTTTCACCTGCTGGCTGATGACCAAACAATCAACGCGTTTGCCCTGCCGGGCGGCCAGGTGTTTATTACGCAGGGCTTGCTGAAAAACCTGACCTCGGAAGCGCAACTGGCCGGCGTGCTGGCCCATGAGATAGGCCACGTAGTGGCCCGGCACTCGGCCGAGCAGGTAGCCCAAAGCCAGCTGACGCAGGGCCTGACCGGCGCGGCGGCCATCGCGGCCTACGACCCCAACAGCCCCGGTAGCAGTGTGGCCCGCGCCGCCGCCGCCGCCATGATTGCTAAGCTCGTAACCCTGCGCTTTAGCCGCAACGACGAGTTGCAGGCCGATAATTTTGCCGTGAAGTTTACGCCCCAGGCTGGTTATGACCCTCACGCCATGATTAACGTGATGCAGATGCTGGAAAAGCAGGCTGGTAGCAGCAACCCGCCCGAGTTTCTGAGTACGCACCCCAACCCGGGCAACCGCATTGAGGAGCTACAAAAAGATATTCAGCAGGATTACCCGCAGGGAATACCGAGTGGGCTAAAACAATAG
- a CDS encoding DUF4159 domain-containing protein translates to MLKNFLLAASLLLTTTAATPPAAPSYQIAKLHYGGGGDWYANKTSLPNLISFCNQTLHTNIAPDEATVELDAPELLTYPFLHMTGHGNVSFTTAEAQNLRKYLVGGGFLHIDDNYGLDKFIRPEMKKVFPELEFVELPFSHPIYHQKYQFPRGLPKVHEHDGKRPQGFGLIYKGRLVCFYTYECDLGNGWEDVGTYPEDPPAIHDAALRMGANLVAYALTQD, encoded by the coding sequence ATGCTGAAAAACTTCCTTCTCGCCGCTAGCCTCCTGCTCACTACCACGGCCGCCACGCCGCCCGCCGCGCCCAGCTACCAGATTGCCAAGCTGCACTACGGCGGTGGGGGCGACTGGTACGCCAACAAAACGAGCCTGCCCAACCTCATCAGCTTCTGCAACCAGACGCTGCATACCAACATCGCGCCCGACGAGGCTACCGTGGAACTCGACGCGCCCGAGCTGCTAACATATCCTTTTCTGCATATGACTGGGCATGGCAACGTCAGCTTTACCACGGCCGAGGCCCAGAACCTGCGCAAGTACCTGGTGGGCGGCGGCTTCCTGCACATCGACGATAACTACGGGCTCGACAAGTTTATCCGCCCCGAGATGAAGAAGGTTTTTCCCGAGCTGGAGTTCGTGGAGCTGCCCTTCTCCCACCCTATCTATCACCAGAAGTATCAGTTCCCCAGGGGCCTACCCAAAGTACACGAGCACGACGGCAAGCGCCCGCAGGGCTTCGGGCTCATTTACAAAGGCCGGCTGGTGTGCTTCTACACCTACGAGTGCGACCTCGGCAACGGCTGGGAAGACGTGGGCACCTACCCCGAAGACCCGCCCGCCATCCACGACGCGGCCCTGCGCATGGGCGCCAACCTAGTGGCATATGCGCTCACGCAGGATTGA
- a CDS encoding patatin-like phospholipase family protein: MVPELEGRSQKPAAGLSLALSGGGARGIAHLGVLAALEELAIPVGRLAGVSSGAIAATFYAAGFAPREILRLLQTTNVVRLTRPVFSRHGLLGLDAVEQLLARHLGQQLRFEDLNRPLTLAATDLRAGETVYFSEGPLLLPLLASSAVPILYRPIEYQGRLLVDGGLLNNLPVEPLLGPPGSPPVVGVHCNPLNREARLPTLRRVIERTLQLAIHANTVASQAQCALLLEPPELLNYRPLDYRKAAELYAVGYRYALSQAAALRALLPTGI, encoded by the coding sequence ATGGTTCCGGAGCTAGAAGGCAGGAGTCAGAAACCGGCGGCCGGTCTTAGCCTGGCCCTGTCGGGCGGTGGGGCACGGGGCATCGCGCACCTGGGCGTACTGGCTGCGCTGGAGGAGCTGGCCATACCGGTTGGCCGGTTAGCGGGCGTTAGCTCGGGGGCCATTGCGGCCACGTTTTACGCGGCCGGCTTTGCGCCGCGCGAGATTTTGCGGCTCCTGCAAACCACTAATGTTGTGCGCCTTACCCGCCCGGTTTTTAGCCGGCACGGACTGCTGGGGCTCGACGCGGTGGAGCAGCTATTGGCCCGGCATCTGGGCCAGCAACTGCGCTTTGAAGACCTGAACCGCCCGCTCACGCTGGCCGCTACCGACCTGCGCGCGGGCGAAACGGTTTATTTCAGTGAGGGGCCGCTGCTGCTGCCGCTGCTGGCCTCGTCGGCAGTACCTATTCTGTACCGGCCCATCGAGTACCAGGGCCGGCTGCTGGTAGATGGCGGCCTGCTGAACAACCTGCCCGTTGAGCCCCTGCTGGGCCCACCCGGCAGCCCGCCGGTAGTGGGTGTGCACTGCAATCCGCTCAACCGCGAAGCCCGTCTGCCCACGCTGCGCCGGGTAATTGAGCGCACGCTCCAACTGGCCATTCATGCCAATACTGTTGCCAGTCAGGCGCAGTGTGCACTGCTGCTGGAGCCGCCCGAGTTGCTCAACTACCGCCCACTCGACTACCGTAAGGCGGCCGAGCTATATGCTGTCGGCTATCGCTACGCGCTAAGCCAGGCGGCCGCGCTACGGGCGTTGCTGCCGACCGGCATCTAA
- a CDS encoding XrtX-associated membrane protein has protein sequence MESEAVFAALTRAWQALFEGLGLSGAISRWQRGTSNLVTTRSIPAMVSYSILYVGGCILLLHVLLRNPQRTRWVIQFYLVLLVLYALLVLGGRLGGNIAWAFKLSRRIIDFLVSPLPVMLLLPLLWPGTRGIARR, from the coding sequence ATGGAATCGGAGGCTGTTTTTGCGGCCCTGACGCGTGCCTGGCAGGCGCTATTTGAGGGTTTGGGCCTAAGCGGCGCTATTAGCCGCTGGCAGCGCGGTACGAGTAACCTAGTTACTACCCGTAGTATTCCGGCCATGGTGAGCTATAGTATTCTCTACGTTGGGGGCTGTATTCTGCTATTGCATGTGCTGCTGCGTAACCCACAGCGAACACGCTGGGTGATTCAGTTTTACTTGGTGTTGCTGGTGCTTTATGCGCTGCTGGTACTGGGAGGCCGGCTTGGGGGCAATATTGCCTGGGCATTTAAGTTGAGCCGGCGCATTATCGACTTTCTGGTTTCACCCCTACCCGTCATGCTGCTGCTGCCTTTGTTGTGGCCTGGCACTCGTGGCATTGCCCGGCGCTGA
- a CDS encoding RtcB family protein, which translates to MTTGKDLLDLGFKSGKWFKDALAHINEHELEGEARLAYLDTVKPPAEIPLLATSLPFYENIRAETAVEQQNIDAVRLSMQQLMRTPTVVTGAIMPDACPAGPLGTIPVGGVVVARQAIHPGMHSADICCSVMLTNLGKIDPKTVLDVAQQVTHFGPGGRLPERQYALPAALRAEFAENPFLSSEKTLSLAQEHLGTQGDGNHFLYVGTSAATGDTVLVTHHGSRGVGARLYTEGMKVAERFRQQLSPATAPANAWLPAESPEGMAYWAALQTVRRWTKLNHLCLHDDIAGRLQAPVQQRFWNEHSFVFRAGDLYYHAKGATPLDPQFMPDITGPRIIPLNMAEPILIVEGDTTANNLGFAPHGAGRNLSRTRHKYSKADKTREEWFAEETQGIDARFFFNEIDISELPSAYKNAAQVQQQIAEFKLARTVDEIRPYGCIMAGDWEKNAPWRVKKRQGKTP; encoded by the coding sequence ATGACTACCGGCAAAGACCTCCTCGACCTCGGCTTCAAATCGGGCAAATGGTTTAAAGATGCCCTGGCGCATATTAACGAGCATGAGCTGGAAGGCGAGGCCCGGCTAGCCTACCTCGACACGGTGAAGCCGCCAGCCGAGATTCCGCTACTGGCTACGTCGCTGCCGTTTTACGAGAATATCCGAGCCGAAACGGCCGTGGAGCAGCAGAATATCGACGCCGTGCGGCTGTCGATGCAGCAGCTCATGCGCACGCCCACTGTGGTGACGGGCGCCATAATGCCTGACGCCTGCCCGGCCGGGCCATTGGGCACCATTCCGGTGGGTGGCGTGGTGGTGGCGCGCCAGGCCATTCACCCCGGCATGCACTCGGCCGACATCTGCTGCTCGGTAATGCTGACCAACCTGGGCAAAATTGACCCCAAAACGGTACTCGACGTGGCCCAGCAAGTCACGCACTTCGGGCCGGGCGGCCGGCTGCCCGAGCGCCAGTACGCGCTGCCCGCCGCGCTACGTGCCGAGTTTGCAGAGAACCCGTTTCTGAGCTCCGAGAAAACCTTGAGCCTGGCGCAGGAGCACCTTGGCACGCAGGGCGACGGCAACCACTTTCTGTACGTGGGTACCTCGGCCGCCACCGGCGACACGGTGCTCGTGACGCACCACGGCTCGCGGGGCGTGGGCGCGCGCCTCTACACCGAAGGCATGAAGGTGGCTGAGCGCTTCCGCCAGCAGCTATCGCCCGCCACGGCCCCGGCCAATGCCTGGCTGCCCGCCGAGTCGCCCGAGGGCATGGCCTACTGGGCGGCGCTGCAAACCGTGCGCCGGTGGACCAAGCTTAATCACCTCTGCCTGCACGACGACATTGCTGGGCGCCTGCAAGCGCCGGTGCAGCAGCGCTTCTGGAACGAGCACAGCTTCGTGTTTCGGGCCGGCGACCTGTATTACCACGCCAAGGGTGCCACGCCGCTCGACCCGCAGTTTATGCCCGATATCACCGGCCCCCGCATTATTCCGCTGAATATGGCCGAGCCAATTTTAATTGTCGAAGGCGACACCACGGCCAATAACCTGGGCTTTGCCCCGCACGGCGCGGGCCGCAACCTCAGCCGCACCCGTCACAAGTACAGCAAGGCTGACAAAACCCGCGAGGAGTGGTTTGCGGAGGAAACCCAGGGCATTGACGCGCGCTTTTTCTTCAACGAAATCGACATTTCGGAGCTGCCCAGCGCCTACAAAAACGCCGCGCAGGTGCAGCAGCAGATTGCCGAGTTCAAGCTAGCCCGCACCGTGGACGAGATTCGGCCCTACGGCTGCATCATGGCCGGCGACTGGGAGAAAAATGCCCCCTGGCGCGTGAAGAAGCGTCAGGGTAAAACTCCTTAG
- a CDS encoding MBL fold metallo-hydrolase produces MKIHSIDTGLFKLDGGAMFGVVPRSMWQKLNPPDANNMCTWAMRCLLVEDGGRLILVDNGIGEKQDEKFRGHFYLHGDDTLEKSLRKLGFTSADITDVFLTHLHFDHCGGSVVRRPDGALQTAFANATYWSNEAHWVWANQPNAREKASFLAENIRPIQESGQLRFIDPAHGVPDALPQFSDILFANGHTEKMMVPLMQYQGRTLAYMADLLPSAAHIPLPYVMSYDVRPLVTLSEKEAVLRRAAEESWVLLLEHDPLHEACTVQLTDKGVRLAETLRISDL; encoded by the coding sequence ATGAAAATCCATTCGATAGATACCGGTTTGTTTAAGCTCGACGGTGGTGCCATGTTTGGCGTGGTACCCAGGTCGATGTGGCAGAAGCTGAACCCACCCGACGCCAACAATATGTGTACCTGGGCCATGCGCTGCCTGCTGGTGGAAGATGGCGGGCGCCTGATTCTTGTCGACAATGGCATTGGCGAGAAGCAGGACGAAAAGTTTCGGGGCCACTTTTACCTGCACGGCGACGACACCCTCGAAAAATCGCTGCGCAAGCTGGGCTTTACGAGTGCCGACATCACCGATGTTTTTCTCACGCACCTGCACTTCGACCACTGCGGCGGCTCGGTGGTGCGCCGGCCCGATGGCGCCTTGCAAACGGCTTTTGCAAACGCTACCTACTGGAGCAACGAAGCACATTGGGTCTGGGCTAACCAACCCAACGCCCGCGAGAAAGCCAGTTTCCTGGCTGAGAATATCCGACCCATTCAGGAAAGCGGCCAGCTCCGCTTTATCGACCCGGCTCACGGAGTGCCCGATGCCCTGCCGCAGTTCAGCGACATTCTGTTTGCCAACGGCCACACCGAGAAAATGATGGTGCCGCTGATGCAGTACCAAGGCCGCACACTGGCCTACATGGCTGACCTGCTGCCAAGTGCGGCCCACATTCCGCTGCCCTACGTGATGAGCTACGACGTGCGCCCGCTCGTCACGCTCAGCGAAAAAGAGGCGGTGCTGCGCCGCGCCGCCGAAGAAAGCTGGGTGCTGCTGCTGGAGCACGACCCGCTGCATGAAGCCTGCACCGTGCAACTCACCGATAAGGGCGTACGGCTGGCCGAAACGCTGCGTATTAGTGACCTCTAA
- a CDS encoding tetratricopeptide repeat protein — translation MINKILSIATLLTLVVSCKQADNQPCDDHFIKGNNYLLSSDFDSALKEFDIATKENSKNAYAYYGKGLVAMLQGDFRKAIQEDDKALQVDPTFVFGYFQRGNAFAAIGQHKKAVVDMDKVLELKPNFLYGYYTRATYRHALGDISGAIEDMTKVISLNPKYGNAYFYRGNFNGEAKKYQLAVADLKMSIEYKADNVAANTIKGYYEYMLGQKEKACVDFLKGQAMGDTKAGAYIDKLCK, via the coding sequence ATGATAAACAAAATACTTTCCATCGCAACACTTCTCACGTTGGTCGTTAGTTGTAAACAGGCAGACAATCAGCCTTGTGACGACCATTTTATAAAAGGTAATAATTACTTGCTGTCGTCTGATTTTGACAGTGCACTGAAAGAATTTGACATTGCTACAAAAGAAAATTCAAAAAACGCTTACGCTTATTACGGTAAAGGGCTTGTGGCAATGCTGCAAGGGGACTTTCGCAAAGCCATTCAAGAGGATGATAAAGCTTTACAGGTTGACCCAACATTTGTATTTGGCTACTTTCAGCGGGGGAATGCTTTCGCTGCCATTGGGCAACATAAAAAAGCTGTTGTGGACATGGATAAAGTTTTGGAATTGAAACCTAATTTTCTCTATGGGTACTATACCAGGGCAACTTATCGACATGCTTTGGGTGATATTAGTGGGGCAATTGAAGATATGACAAAGGTTATTAGCCTTAATCCAAAGTATGGAAACGCTTATTTTTATCGGGGTAACTTCAATGGAGAAGCCAAAAAATATCAGCTTGCCGTAGCAGACCTGAAAATGTCAATAGAATATAAGGCGGATAACGTTGCGGCAAATACTATAAAAGGGTATTATGAGTACATGCTCGGGCAAAAAGAAAAGGCTTGCGTAGACTTTCTCAAAGGACAGGCAATGGGCGATACTAAAGCAGGGGCTTATATTGACAAACTATGTAAATAA
- a CDS encoding DUF4394 domain-containing protein, whose amino-acid sequence MEKISSVMLRTRRWLGALVVLLLAAGASGLHAQPTIIYGLGVYTPGAVYGGQNLAGNQNLVSIDPANPSSASAPVVAITGLTPGQVLAAIEVRPYTGQLYGLGYDAATNGNNVQLYTLNPATGLATSVGGAFRLELAGNNSSNTSGIVPVVGFAFNARTDRIRVVAPNGNNYRLDPNTGTLVGTDTPLKYVANPAGVTLPPAPYIGAVAYTNSSIGLSAPTLYDFDDTNTNGILSIQGMPSPNDGQLTTVAPASFYITGSSQPGPYPLASPTANIDIDVFYDRPTRSNQAFLLEGRPGPGTIVTYASNLYSLNLTTGRATLISNISGKVPYVIFNIAVATVMPLTWNGSVSTAWNLPANWTPARVPTSADDVLIPGNTPRQPAVSDNEFALSITLDGGASLTTADGGTLNVSSNFINNNGTVLGSGSGTVALVDTLRHEIAGPSLSAFQNLVLGGTLNGRSGGRTFTTGPVSVQSGLTLIGNLAIGPNQPFTLLSNASGTAYVVNSGGVATGSATVQRYITPTNPGLGYRHYSAPVSNTTVGDLATSTFTPVFNASYNTSSTPGTVRPYPTVYGYSQAQYESSPASAATPDFDKGYYSPTDGTTPWVPGTGYTVNLGGNELVDFNGTLTNGDISTAGQGRSAKANAGWQLLGNPYPSSLDWDQVVATGGLVNIRNAVYVFKSNSQYGGIYASYINGQSTNGGTNVIPVAQGFFVQTSAVGATGNINFKNTQRITTGATAPFQRTAADARPQLLLELSNGQTASQTDIYFQNGATAGFDNAYDATALPFLNGLLLATEAGTDVLAINGQPALAGSVAIPLQVGVAAAGTYSLRAATLANLPAGYHAYLRDAILNTYTDLSLTPSLTLSLTATPSNGRFAILFSPTAPLATAPAALAALASVYPNPAHGTATLLLPQALRGAGSCSVQLVNALGQTVLTRTVAAGGPDTFELPLVGIAAGVYTVRATTTSGQVTKRLVVE is encoded by the coding sequence ATGGAAAAAATTTCCTCTGTCATGTTGCGAACTCGCCGTTGGCTAGGTGCGCTTGTGGTACTGCTACTCGCAGCCGGCGCGTCGGGCCTCCATGCCCAGCCCACCATTATCTATGGACTGGGTGTGTACACTCCAGGAGCGGTTTATGGTGGCCAAAACCTGGCTGGCAATCAAAACCTGGTTAGTATTGACCCGGCCAACCCGAGCAGCGCCAGCGCGCCGGTAGTTGCAATCACGGGCCTTACCCCAGGGCAGGTGCTGGCAGCCATTGAGGTGCGGCCCTATACGGGGCAGCTTTATGGGCTGGGCTACGACGCTGCCACCAACGGCAACAACGTCCAGCTTTATACCTTAAACCCAGCTACGGGCCTGGCAACCAGCGTAGGCGGAGCCTTTCGCCTGGAGCTGGCCGGCAATAATTCCAGCAATACCTCAGGCATTGTGCCGGTAGTGGGCTTTGCTTTCAACGCCCGTACCGACCGCATTCGGGTAGTAGCGCCCAACGGCAACAACTACCGCCTCGACCCCAACACCGGCACCCTGGTTGGAACGGATACGCCGCTGAAATACGTAGCCAATCCGGCCGGGGTAACGCTGCCACCCGCGCCTTACATCGGCGCAGTCGCCTATACTAACTCCAGCATCGGGCTATCGGCCCCCACGCTCTACGACTTCGACGATACCAATACGAACGGTATTCTCTCTATTCAAGGGATGCCGTCGCCTAATGATGGCCAGCTGACCACGGTAGCCCCGGCTTCATTTTACATTACCGGCTCGTCGCAGCCCGGACCTTACCCCCTGGCTTCGCCTACGGCAAATATAGATATTGACGTATTTTATGACCGCCCGACTCGCAGCAACCAGGCCTTTTTGCTGGAAGGGCGGCCGGGCCCCGGCACCATTGTTACGTATGCCTCCAACCTGTACTCGCTGAACCTGACAACCGGCCGGGCCACGCTGATTTCTAATATTTCGGGCAAGGTGCCATACGTAATTTTCAATATTGCCGTGGCTACCGTGATGCCGCTAACCTGGAACGGCAGCGTAAGCACCGCCTGGAACCTGCCGGCCAACTGGACGCCCGCCCGGGTACCTACGTCGGCCGATGACGTGCTGATTCCGGGCAACACGCCCCGGCAGCCCGCAGTAAGCGACAACGAGTTTGCGCTTTCGATAACCCTGGATGGCGGCGCCTCCCTCACCACAGCTGACGGCGGCACGCTCAACGTCAGCAGCAATTTTATTAATAACAATGGTACCGTGCTGGGTAGCGGCAGCGGCACCGTAGCCCTGGTTGACACCCTGCGCCACGAGATTGCCGGTCCGAGCCTTTCGGCCTTTCAGAACCTGGTGCTGGGCGGCACCCTAAATGGGCGCAGCGGCGGGCGCACGTTCACCACCGGGCCGGTGAGCGTGCAAAGCGGGCTCACGCTTATTGGCAACCTGGCTATTGGTCCCAACCAGCCATTTACTCTCCTCTCCAACGCCAGCGGCACAGCCTACGTGGTTAACAGCGGCGGCGTGGCTACGGGCTCGGCTACCGTACAGCGCTATATCACGCCGACCAACCCTGGCCTGGGCTATCGCCACTATTCGGCTCCGGTAAGCAATACCACGGTGGGCGACCTGGCCACCAGCACCTTTACGCCGGTTTTCAATGCCAGCTACAATACCAGCTCCACGCCGGGCACTGTGCGGCCCTACCCTACCGTTTATGGCTACAGCCAGGCGCAGTACGAAAGCTCGCCGGCCAGCGCCGCCACCCCCGATTTTGACAAGGGCTACTACTCGCCCACCGATGGTACTACGCCGTGGGTGCCCGGCACGGGCTACACCGTAAACCTGGGCGGGAATGAGCTGGTTGATTTTAATGGCACGCTTACCAACGGCGACATCAGCACGGCCGGCCAGGGCCGCAGCGCCAAGGCCAACGCGGGCTGGCAGCTGCTGGGCAACCCCTACCCCAGCTCGCTCGACTGGGACCAGGTAGTAGCTACCGGCGGCCTGGTTAATATTCGAAATGCAGTATATGTGTTTAAAAGCAATAGTCAGTACGGGGGCATTTATGCCAGCTACATAAACGGGCAGAGCACTAATGGCGGTACCAATGTTATTCCGGTCGCTCAGGGTTTCTTTGTGCAAACCAGTGCGGTCGGGGCTACGGGCAATATCAACTTTAAGAATACCCAGCGCATCACGACGGGCGCTACGGCTCCGTTTCAGCGCACAGCCGCCGACGCGCGCCCGCAGCTGCTGCTGGAGCTGAGCAATGGCCAAACGGCCTCGCAAACGGATATCTATTTCCAGAATGGCGCCACCGCAGGGTTCGACAACGCCTACGATGCAACGGCGCTGCCTTTCCTGAATGGCTTGCTGCTGGCCACGGAAGCCGGCACTGACGTACTGGCTATCAATGGTCAGCCAGCGCTGGCGGGCAGCGTTGCCATTCCGCTGCAAGTGGGCGTGGCCGCGGCCGGCACGTACTCGCTGCGGGCGGCTACCCTCGCCAACCTGCCCGCCGGCTACCACGCCTACCTGCGTGATGCCATCCTGAATACGTACACCGACCTGAGCCTCACGCCCAGCCTTACGCTCAGCTTAACCGCTACGCCATCTAACGGGCGGTTTGCTATCCTATTCAGCCCGACTGCTCCACTGGCTACGGCGCCGGCCGCGCTGGCTGCCCTGGCTTCGGTATATCCTAACCCTGCGCATGGCACGGCCACGCTGCTGCTGCCACAGGCGCTGCGCGGGGCAGGTAGCTGCTCGGTGCAGCTAGTAAATGCGCTCGGCCAGACTGTGCTCACCCGCACAGTAGCGGCCGGTGGCCCCGACACCTTTGAGCTACCCCTTGTGGGCATTGCCGCGGGTGTCTATACAGTGCGCGCTACTACTACCAGCGGCCAGGTTACCAAACGATTAGTTGTGGAATAG